From Pseudomonas sp. stari2, a single genomic window includes:
- the ubiA gene encoding 4-hydroxybenzoate octaprenyltransferase yields the protein MYQSLLKSLNRLNPRAWDFIQLTRMDKPIGIYLLLWPTLWALWIAGKGSPSLANVVIFVLGVVLTRAGGCVINDWADRKVDGHVKRTAERPLAAGRISSKEALVFFALLMGMSFLLVLCTNAATIWLSLGGLALAFTYPFMKRYTYYPQVVLGAAFSWGMPMAFTAETGELPATAWLLWIANLLWTVGYDTYYAMTDRDDDLKIGVKSTAILFGEADRVIILTLQALSLGCLLLAGSKFELGMWFHLGLLVAAGCYAWEFWYTRDRDRMRCFKAFLHNHWAGLAIFVGIVLDYALR from the coding sequence ATGTATCAAAGCCTGCTCAAATCCCTGAATCGCCTGAACCCTCGCGCCTGGGACTTCATCCAGTTGACCCGCATGGACAAGCCGATCGGCATTTACCTGCTGCTGTGGCCGACACTCTGGGCGCTGTGGATTGCCGGTAAAGGTTCGCCGTCGCTGGCCAACGTCGTGATTTTCGTCCTTGGCGTGGTGCTGACTCGTGCCGGCGGCTGCGTCATCAATGACTGGGCCGACCGCAAGGTCGACGGCCATGTGAAGCGCACCGCCGAACGCCCGCTCGCTGCTGGCCGGATCAGCTCGAAAGAGGCGCTGGTGTTCTTCGCCCTGCTGATGGGCATGAGCTTCCTGCTGGTGCTGTGCACCAACGCCGCGACGATCTGGCTGTCGCTGGGTGGCCTGGCGCTGGCGTTCACTTATCCGTTCATGAAGCGCTACACCTATTACCCGCAGGTAGTGCTGGGTGCGGCGTTTTCCTGGGGCATGCCGATGGCGTTCACCGCCGAAACCGGTGAGCTGCCAGCGACTGCCTGGCTGCTGTGGATCGCCAACCTGCTGTGGACGGTGGGCTACGACACCTATTACGCGATGACCGACCGCGACGATGACTTGAAGATCGGAGTGAAATCCACGGCGATCCTGTTCGGCGAGGCGGACCGGGTGATCATCCTGACCTTGCAGGCCCTGTCGCTGGGCTGCCTGTTGCTGGCCGGATCGAAGTTCGAGTTGGGGATGTGGTTCCACCTCGGCCTGCTGGTGGCGGCCGGGTGCTATGCCTGGGAGTTCTGGTACACCCGTGATCGCGACCGGATGCGCTGCTTCAAGGCGTTCCTGCACAACCACTGGGCCGGTTTGGCGATTTTCGTCGGGATCGTGCTGGATTACGCGTTGCGCTGA
- the phoU gene encoding phosphate signaling complex protein PhoU, which yields MISKEGLTHHISAQFNAELEEVRSHLLAMGGLVEKQVNDAVTALIEADSGLAQQVREIDDQINQMERNIDEECLRILARRQPAASDLRLIISISKSVIDLERIGDEATKIARRAIQLCEEGEAPRGYVEVRHIGDQVRNMVRDALDAFARFDADLALSVAQYDKIIDREYKTALRELATYMMEDPRSISRVLSIIWVLRSLERIGDHARNISELVIYLVRGTDVRHMGLKRMKEEVEGTSGETANVPGDADDK from the coding sequence ATGATTAGTAAAGAAGGCCTTACCCATCACATTTCCGCGCAGTTCAACGCCGAACTGGAAGAAGTGCGCAGCCACCTGCTGGCCATGGGCGGGCTGGTCGAGAAGCAGGTCAACGACGCGGTCACCGCGCTGATCGAGGCCGACTCGGGCCTGGCCCAGCAAGTGCGCGAGATCGACGACCAGATCAACCAGATGGAACGCAACATCGACGAAGAATGCCTGCGCATTCTGGCCCGTCGTCAGCCGGCGGCGTCCGACCTGCGTCTGATCATCAGCATTTCCAAGTCGGTGATCGATCTTGAGCGCATCGGCGACGAAGCGACCAAGATCGCCCGTCGCGCGATCCAGCTTTGCGAAGAAGGCGAGGCACCGCGCGGTTACGTCGAAGTGCGCCACATCGGCGACCAGGTGCGCAACATGGTCCGCGATGCGCTGGACGCCTTTGCCCGCTTCGACGCCGACCTGGCGTTGTCGGTGGCGCAGTACGACAAGATCATCGACCGCGAATACAAGACCGCCCTGCGTGAGCTGGCGACCTACATGATGGAAGACCCGCGCTCTATCTCGCGGGTCTTGAGCATTATCTGGGTGCTGCGTTCGCTGGAGCGGATCGGCGACCACGCGCGCAATATTTCGGAGCTGGTGATCTACCTGGTGCGCGGCACCGACGTGCGCCACATGGGCCTCAAGCGCATGAAGGAAGAAGTTGAAGGGACAAGCGGCGAAACCGCTAATGTTCCGGGTGATGCTGACGATAAGTAA
- the pstB gene encoding phosphate ABC transporter ATP-binding protein PstB, whose amino-acid sequence MQHETHTHGINMSALGRDKQSLNLEQETVAIEVPGLSLFYGEKQALYDVSMNIPKQRVTAFIGPSGCGKSTLLRTFNRMNDLVDGCRVEGAINLYGNNIYRKGEDVAELRRRVGMVFQKPNPFPKTIYENVVYGLRIQGINKKRILDEAVEWALKGAALWDEVKDRLHDSALGLSGGQQQRLVIARTIAVEPEVLLLDEPCSALDPISTLKVEELIYELKSKFTIVIVTHNMQQAARVSDYTAFMYMGKLVEFGDTDTLFTNPAKKQTEDYITGRYG is encoded by the coding sequence ATGCAGCACGAAACACATACCCACGGCATCAACATGTCTGCCCTGGGCCGCGACAAGCAGAGCCTGAACCTCGAGCAGGAAACCGTGGCCATCGAAGTGCCGGGCCTGAGTCTGTTCTACGGCGAGAAACAAGCGCTGTACGACGTCAGCATGAACATCCCGAAACAGCGCGTGACCGCCTTCATCGGCCCGTCCGGCTGCGGCAAGTCCACGCTGCTGCGTACCTTCAACCGCATGAACGACCTGGTGGACGGCTGCCGCGTCGAAGGCGCGATCAACCTCTACGGCAATAATATCTACCGCAAGGGCGAGGACGTGGCCGAGCTGCGTCGCCGGGTCGGCATGGTGTTCCAGAAGCCCAACCCGTTCCCGAAGACCATCTACGAAAACGTGGTCTACGGCCTGCGCATCCAGGGCATCAACAAGAAGCGCATCCTTGATGAAGCCGTCGAATGGGCACTGAAGGGCGCGGCCCTGTGGGACGAAGTGAAAGACCGTCTGCATGACTCGGCACTCGGCCTGTCCGGCGGTCAGCAACAGCGTCTGGTGATCGCCCGCACCATCGCCGTGGAACCGGAAGTGCTGCTGCTCGACGAACCGTGCTCGGCCCTCGACCCGATCTCGACCCTGAAAGTCGAAGAGCTGATCTACGAACTCAAATCCAAGTTCACCATCGTCATCGTGACCCACAACATGCAGCAGGCGGCGCGGGTGTCCGACTACACCGCGTTCATGTACATGGGCAAACTGGTGGAATTCGGCGACACCGATACCCTGTTCACCAATCCGGCCAAGAAGCAGACCGAAGACTACATCACCGGTCGTTACGGCTAG
- the pstA gene encoding phosphate ABC transporter permease PstA, with product MKQNSLNGWFKSGAPGVWISGGAVSIAVIMTIGLLAVIAVRGLGHFWPADLIHASYNVPGQGNHLVIGEVVQKEEVPRARLKSAGLPVPDQGPEFMTRELIKVGNRDLNGNDFTWIVGEWLTDQKNPPELMALERREWGNFYGYLVNVKQDGKVIAEGEAAWPELQARINRVNGLAAQLKTLEKTDIGAINAGLERIRLHGRKLELEGKLDATAQADMDAERAELNARYQDVEARLADLHAQFNRDALTARDANGKEIEIGLGKVVHAYQPNAMGTFTKVGFYFNKVWEFLSDDPREANTEGGIFPAIFGTVMMTLIMAMIVTPFGVLAAVYLREYAKQNTLTRVIRIAVNNLAGVPAIVYGVFGLGFFVYVLGGSLDRLFFPEALPAPTFGTPGLLWASLTLALLAVPVVIVATEEGLARIPRTVREGSLALGATKAETLWKIVLPMASPAMMTGMILAVARAAGEVAPLMLVGVVKLAPSLPVDGNYPYLHLDQKIMHLGFHIYDVGFQSPNVEAARPLVYATALLLVLVIAVLNLSAVWIRNHLREKYKALDS from the coding sequence GTGAAACAGAACTCCCTGAATGGATGGTTCAAGAGCGGCGCCCCGGGCGTCTGGATCAGCGGTGGCGCGGTGTCCATCGCGGTCATCATGACCATTGGCCTGCTGGCGGTGATTGCCGTGCGTGGTCTGGGTCACTTCTGGCCGGCGGACCTGATCCACGCCAGCTACAACGTCCCTGGCCAAGGCAATCACCTGGTCATCGGCGAAGTGGTGCAGAAGGAAGAAGTGCCCCGCGCACGCCTGAAGAGCGCCGGCTTGCCGGTGCCTGACCAGGGCCCGGAATTCATGACCCGCGAGCTGATCAAGGTCGGCAACCGCGACCTGAACGGCAACGACTTCACCTGGATCGTCGGCGAGTGGCTGACTGACCAGAAGAACCCGCCGGAGCTGATGGCGCTGGAGCGTCGTGAGTGGGGCAACTTCTACGGCTACCTGGTCAACGTCAAACAGGACGGCAAAGTGATTGCCGAGGGCGAAGCGGCCTGGCCCGAGCTGCAAGCGCGGATCAACCGCGTGAACGGCCTTGCCGCGCAGCTCAAGACCCTGGAAAAAACCGACATCGGCGCGATCAACGCCGGTCTCGAGCGCATCCGTCTGCACGGTCGCAAACTGGAACTGGAGGGCAAGCTCGACGCCACCGCGCAAGCGGACATGGACGCCGAACGTGCCGAGCTGAACGCCCGCTATCAGGACGTCGAAGCCCGTCTGGCCGATCTGCACGCGCAATTCAACCGCGACGCTTTGACCGCTCGCGATGCCAACGGCAAGGAAATCGAAATCGGCCTGGGCAAAGTGGTTCACGCCTACCAGCCGAACGCGATGGGCACCTTCACCAAGGTCGGCTTCTACTTCAACAAGGTTTGGGAGTTCCTGTCCGACGACCCGCGTGAAGCGAACACCGAAGGCGGGATTTTCCCGGCGATCTTCGGCACCGTGATGATGACTTTGATCATGGCGATGATCGTGACCCCGTTCGGCGTGCTGGCGGCGGTTTACCTGCGTGAATACGCCAAACAGAACACCCTGACCCGGGTTATCCGGATCGCGGTGAACAACCTGGCGGGTGTTCCTGCGATTGTTTACGGCGTGTTCGGTCTGGGCTTCTTCGTTTACGTGCTGGGCGGTTCGCTCGACCGTCTGTTCTTCCCGGAAGCGCTGCCGGCACCGACCTTCGGTACGCCGGGTCTGCTCTGGGCGTCGCTGACCCTGGCGCTGCTGGCGGTGCCGGTGGTGATCGTGGCCACCGAAGAAGGTCTGGCGCGGATCCCGCGCACCGTGCGTGAAGGTTCGCTGGCCCTCGGCGCGACCAAGGCTGAAACCCTGTGGAAGATCGTTCTGCCGATGGCCAGCCCGGCCATGATGACCGGCATGATCCTCGCGGTGGCCCGCGCCGCCGGTGAAGTGGCGCCGCTGATGCTGGTGGGTGTGGTGAAACTGGCGCCGTCGCTGCCGGTTGATGGCAACTACCCGTACCTGCACCTGGATCAGAAGATCATGCACCTGGGCTTCCATATTTATGACGTCGGCTTCCAGAGCCCGAACGTTGAAGCCGCGCGACCGCTGGTGTACGCCACCGCGTTGCTGCTGGTGCTGGTGATTGCCGTGCTCAACTTGTCGGCGGTGTGGATTCGTAACCACCTGCGCGAGAAGTACAAGGCGCTGGACAGCTGA
- a CDS encoding M23 family metallopeptidase, whose amino-acid sequence MLLRLLFFCGLFMASTSTVAMTIYKSTDANGVVSYSDRPSKGSQVFVFQDRMVERLERQVYLDIKKQKGTDVVFVRNDLYAPVEVALAFTGMSNVRGAPTETIRRVLPARSNTRLALLTAVSGGKPLVYTPMFQYSLGDPAGAAQSYRYPFPWRGGPFRLSQGANGDYSHYGPKNKYAMDIAMPVGTPIIAARAGVVVKTENSQSGRGTDPSGNFVRILHDDGTMGVYLHLKQGSVSVREGQRVAVGSPLALSGNTGNSSGPHLHFVVQRNTGGGLVSIPYQFNQPLGALPNFALGKR is encoded by the coding sequence ATGCTCCTGCGCCTGCTGTTTTTCTGTGGTCTGTTCATGGCCTCCACCTCGACTGTGGCCATGACGATCTACAAATCCACCGATGCCAACGGAGTGGTTTCGTACAGCGACCGTCCGAGCAAAGGCTCCCAGGTGTTCGTGTTTCAGGACCGGATGGTCGAGAGGCTCGAGCGTCAGGTCTATCTCGACATCAAGAAGCAGAAGGGCACGGACGTGGTATTCGTGCGCAACGACCTGTATGCACCGGTGGAGGTCGCGCTGGCGTTCACCGGGATGAGCAATGTGCGCGGTGCGCCGACGGAAACGATCCGCCGGGTACTGCCGGCGCGCAGCAATACGCGGCTGGCGCTGCTGACGGCGGTGTCCGGTGGCAAGCCGCTGGTGTACACGCCGATGTTCCAGTATTCCCTCGGTGACCCCGCAGGTGCGGCTCAGAGCTATCGCTATCCGTTTCCGTGGCGGGGCGGACCGTTCCGTCTGAGTCAGGGCGCTAATGGCGATTACAGCCACTACGGGCCGAAGAACAAATATGCGATGGATATCGCCATGCCGGTCGGTACGCCGATCATCGCGGCCCGGGCTGGCGTGGTGGTGAAGACCGAGAATTCCCAGAGCGGGCGCGGTACCGATCCTTCCGGCAATTTCGTACGGATCCTGCACGACGACGGCACGATGGGCGTGTACCTGCACCTCAAGCAAGGGTCGGTGAGTGTGCGGGAAGGGCAGCGAGTGGCGGTGGGCAGTCCGCTGGCGCTGTCCGGCAACACCGGCAACAGCAGCGGCCCGCACCTGCACTTCGTGGTGCAGCGCAATACAGGAGGGGGGCTGGTATCGATTCCGTATCAGTTCAACCAGCCGCTGGGGGCATTGCCCAACTTTGCGTTGGGCAAGCGGTAA
- the phoB gene encoding phosphate regulon transcriptional regulator PhoB: MVGRSILIVDDEAPIREMIAVALEMAGYDCLEAENSQQAHAIIVDRKPDLILLDWMLPGTSGIELARRLKRDELTGDIPIIMLTAKGEEDNKIQGLEVGADDYITKPFSPRELVARLKAVLRRAGPTDGEAPIEVGGLLLDPISHRVTIDGRPAEMGPTEYRLLQFFMTHQERAYTRGQLLDQVWGGNVYVEERTVDVHIRRLRKALGDAYENLVQTVRGTGYRFSTKA, from the coding sequence ATGGTTGGCAGGAGCATTCTGATCGTCGACGACGAAGCGCCCATTCGCGAAATGATCGCCGTTGCGTTGGAAATGGCCGGCTATGACTGCCTCGAGGCAGAGAACTCGCAGCAGGCGCACGCCATTATCGTCGACCGCAAACCGGACCTGATCCTGCTCGACTGGATGCTGCCCGGCACCTCCGGCATCGAGCTGGCCCGCCGCCTCAAGCGTGACGAACTGACCGGGGACATCCCGATCATCATGCTCACCGCCAAGGGCGAAGAAGACAACAAGATCCAGGGCCTGGAAGTCGGCGCCGACGACTACATCACCAAACCGTTTTCCCCACGCGAACTGGTGGCTCGCCTCAAGGCCGTGCTGCGCCGCGCCGGCCCGACCGATGGCGAAGCGCCGATCGAAGTCGGCGGCCTGCTGCTCGACCCGATCAGCCACCGCGTGACCATCGACGGCCGTCCGGCCGAGATGGGCCCGACCGAATACCGTCTGCTGCAATTCTTCATGACCCACCAGGAACGCGCCTACACGCGTGGTCAGTTGCTGGATCAGGTCTGGGGCGGCAACGTCTATGTTGAAGAGCGCACGGTCGACGTGCACATCCGGCGCCTGCGCAAGGCCCTCGGCGACGCCTACGAAAATCTGGTACAAACCGTGCGCGGCACCGGCTATCGGTTCTCCACCAAGGCCTGA
- a CDS encoding hemolysin family protein → MDPSPGLSLATIFADFGMILFALILVLLNGFFVAAEFAMVKLRSTRVEAIAEQHGWRGHILRTVHSQLDAYLSACQLGITLASLGLGWVGEPAFAHILEPLLSAVGVQSAEVVKGISFFTAFFIISYLHIVVGELAPKSWAIRKPELLSLWTAVPLYLFYWAMYPAIYLLNASANTILRIAGQGEPGPHHEHHYSREELKLILHSSRGQDPSDQGMRVLASAVEMGELEVVDWANSREDLITLEFNAPLKEILAMFRRHKFSRYPVYDSERKEFVGLLHIKDLLLELAALDHIPESFNLAELTRPLERVSRHMPLSQLLEQFRKGGSHFAVVEEADGNIIGYLTMEDVLEVLVGDIQDEHRKAERGILAYQPGKLLVRGDTPLFKVERLLGIDLDHIEAETLAGLIYETLKRVPEEEEVLEVEGLRIIIKKMKGPKIILAKVLMLD, encoded by the coding sequence ATGGACCCTTCCCCTGGCTTGTCCCTCGCAACAATATTCGCCGATTTCGGCATGATTCTTTTCGCTCTGATCCTGGTTCTGCTCAACGGCTTCTTCGTTGCGGCGGAGTTCGCCATGGTCAAACTGCGCTCGACCCGGGTCGAAGCCATCGCTGAACAGCACGGCTGGCGCGGGCATATCCTGCGCACCGTACACAGTCAGCTCGATGCGTACCTCTCGGCGTGCCAGCTCGGTATCACCCTCGCCTCCCTCGGCCTGGGCTGGGTCGGTGAGCCGGCGTTTGCGCACATTCTCGAGCCGCTGCTGAGCGCGGTCGGCGTGCAGTCGGCCGAAGTCGTCAAAGGCATTTCGTTCTTCACCGCGTTCTTCATCATTTCCTACCTGCACATCGTGGTCGGCGAACTCGCACCCAAATCCTGGGCGATCCGCAAACCCGAATTGCTGTCGCTGTGGACGGCGGTGCCGCTGTACTTGTTCTACTGGGCCATGTACCCGGCGATCTACCTGCTCAACGCCAGCGCCAACACCATCCTGCGCATCGCGGGGCAAGGCGAGCCCGGCCCGCATCACGAGCACCATTACAGCCGTGAAGAACTGAAACTGATCCTGCACTCCAGCCGCGGCCAGGACCCAAGCGACCAAGGCATGCGCGTGCTGGCCTCGGCGGTGGAAATGGGCGAACTGGAAGTGGTCGACTGGGCCAACTCCCGGGAAGACCTGATCACCCTCGAGTTCAACGCCCCGCTGAAAGAAATCCTGGCGATGTTCCGTCGCCACAAGTTCAGCCGCTATCCGGTGTACGACAGCGAGCGCAAGGAATTCGTCGGCCTGCTGCACATCAAGGACCTGCTGCTGGAACTGGCAGCGCTGGATCACATTCCCGAGTCGTTCAACCTCGCCGAACTGACCCGACCGCTGGAACGCGTATCGCGGCACATGCCGCTGTCGCAGTTGCTTGAGCAGTTCCGCAAGGGCGGCTCGCACTTCGCGGTGGTTGAAGAAGCCGACGGCAACATCATCGGCTACCTGACCATGGAAGACGTGCTGGAGGTGCTGGTCGGCGACATCCAGGACGAACACCGCAAGGCCGAGCGCGGCATCCTCGCCTACCAGCCAGGCAAACTGCTGGTGCGGGGCGATACGCCGCTGTTCAAGGTCGAGCGCCTGCTGGGTATCGACCTGGACCACATCGAAGCCGAAACCCTCGCCGGGCTGATCTACGAAACCCTGAAACGGGTACCGGAAGAGGAAGAAGTGCTGGAAGTCGAAGGCCTGCGGATCATCATCAAGAAGATGAAAGGCCCGAAGATCATTCTGGCCAAGGTGCTGATGCTCGACTGA
- a CDS encoding response regulator produces MSKISVLVVDDASFIRDLVKKCLRNYFPGIRAEDAINGKKAQAMLAKEAFDLVLCDWEMPEMSGLELLTWCREQDNLKTMPFIMVTSRGDKENVVQAIQAGVTGYVSKPFTNEQLLTKVKQALNKVGKLDTLMNSAPTKMNSAFGNDSLSALTGGKAAVVGSAPAAAAANPFAKPAAAAPAPAAAPQRGLLNSPPVKAPAASSAPAGGRGQGQLRLPSGTQQCVIKALSIKEALLVVKRTDTLPQILDSAVLDLEQGDNAEIARLNGYLHAVVAHEPKPDSDWLQLTFRFVDQDAQKLDYISRLIARGTAQKHFVPGA; encoded by the coding sequence ATGAGCAAGATCAGTGTGTTGGTCGTGGACGATGCATCGTTCATTCGTGACCTGGTGAAAAAGTGCCTGCGTAATTACTTCCCGGGGATCCGCGCCGAGGACGCCATCAACGGCAAGAAGGCTCAGGCCATGCTGGCCAAGGAAGCCTTCGACCTGGTGCTGTGCGACTGGGAAATGCCGGAAATGTCCGGCCTCGAACTGCTGACCTGGTGCCGTGAGCAGGACAACCTCAAGACCATGCCGTTCATCATGGTCACCAGCCGGGGCGACAAGGAAAACGTCGTGCAGGCGATCCAGGCCGGCGTCACCGGATACGTCAGCAAGCCGTTCACCAACGAGCAACTGCTGACCAAGGTCAAGCAGGCCCTGAACAAGGTCGGCAAGCTCGACACCCTGATGAACAGCGCTCCGACCAAGATGAACTCGGCATTCGGCAACGACTCGCTGAGCGCGTTGACCGGCGGCAAGGCTGCCGTGGTCGGTTCCGCACCGGCTGCTGCTGCGGCCAACCCGTTTGCCAAGCCTGCCGCTGCGGCCCCGGCACCTGCCGCCGCGCCACAGCGTGGCCTGCTCAACAGCCCGCCCGTGAAAGCCCCGGCAGCCTCCAGCGCTCCGGCCGGTGGTCGCGGTCAGGGCCAACTGCGCCTGCCGAGCGGCACCCAGCAATGCGTGATCAAGGCCCTGAGCATCAAGGAAGCGCTGTTGGTGGTGAAACGCACCGACACCCTGCCGCAGATCCTCGACAGTGCCGTGCTCGATCTGGAGCAGGGCGACAACGCCGAAATCGCCCGCCTCAACGGCTACCTGCATGCCGTCGTCGCCCACGAGCCGAAACCCGACAGCGACTGGTTGCAACTGACCTTCCGCTTCGTCGACCAGGACGCGCAGAAGCTCGACTACATCTCCCGCCTGATCGCCCGCGGCACGGCGCAGAAGCACTTCGTTCCGGGCGCGTAA
- the phoR gene encoding phosphate regulon sensor histidine kinase PhoR produces MLLLVTGCLVIGLITGYYGWSLAAGLGLYLAWTLKQLLRLHEWLRLHQPDEAPPDGYGLWGEVFDSIYHLQRRDQRVRGRLQAVIDRVQESTAALKDAVIMLDSDGNLEWWNRAAETLLGLKTPQDSGQPVTNLVRHPRFKEYFEQESYAEPLEIPSPTNDRVRIQLYLTRYGNNEHLMLVRDVTRIHQLEQMRKDFIANVSHELRTPLTVICGYLETLLDNVEEVNPRWSRALQQMQQQGGRMQTLLNDLLLLAKLEATDYPSDNQPVHIDTLLQSIKSDAQQLSGSKNQKITLEADASILLKGSEAELRSAFSNLVFNAVKYTPAEGNIRIRWWGDDQGAHLSVQDSGIGIDSKHLPRLTERFYRVDSSRNSNTGGTGLGLAIVKHVLLRHRARMEISSVPGHGSTFTCHFAPAQVAQARLISAAE; encoded by the coding sequence ATGCTGTTGCTGGTCACCGGCTGCCTGGTGATCGGCCTGATCACCGGCTACTACGGCTGGAGCCTCGCGGCGGGGCTGGGCCTGTACCTGGCCTGGACGCTCAAGCAACTGCTGCGCCTGCACGAATGGCTGCGCCTGCACCAACCCGATGAAGCACCACCCGACGGCTACGGTCTGTGGGGTGAAGTGTTCGACAGCATCTACCACCTGCAACGCCGCGACCAACGGGTACGCGGGCGACTGCAAGCGGTGATCGACCGCGTTCAGGAATCCACCGCTGCGTTGAAAGACGCGGTGATCATGCTCGACAGCGACGGCAACCTGGAATGGTGGAACCGCGCCGCCGAAACCCTGCTCGGCCTGAAAACCCCGCAAGACAGCGGCCAGCCGGTGACCAACCTGGTCCGCCATCCGCGCTTCAAGGAATACTTCGAGCAGGAAAGCTACGCCGAACCGCTCGAAATCCCTTCGCCGACCAACGACCGCGTGCGCATCCAGCTGTACCTCACGCGCTACGGCAACAACGAACACTTGATGCTGGTGCGCGACGTCACGCGCATCCATCAACTGGAACAGATGCGCAAAGACTTCATCGCCAACGTCTCCCACGAGCTGCGCACCCCGCTAACGGTGATCTGCGGCTATCTGGAAACCCTGCTCGACAACGTCGAGGAAGTGAACCCGCGCTGGAGCCGTGCCCTGCAGCAGATGCAGCAACAGGGTGGGCGCATGCAAACCCTGCTCAATGACTTGCTGCTGCTGGCCAAGCTGGAAGCCACCGATTACCCGTCGGACAACCAGCCCGTGCACATCGACACCCTGTTGCAGTCGATCAAGAGCGATGCACAGCAGCTGTCGGGGTCGAAAAATCAGAAAATCACCCTGGAAGCCGACGCCAGCATCCTGCTCAAGGGCAGCGAGGCGGAACTGCGCAGCGCGTTTTCCAACCTGGTGTTCAACGCCGTCAAATACACCCCGGCCGAAGGCAATATCCGCATCCGCTGGTGGGGCGACGATCAGGGCGCGCACCTGAGCGTGCAGGATTCCGGGATCGGCATCGACAGCAAACACCTGCCGCGCCTGACCGAACGCTTCTACCGCGTCGACTCCAGTCGCAACTCCAACACCGGCGGCACGGGCCTGGGCCTGGCCATCGTCAAACACGTGTTGCTGCGCCATCGTGCGCGGATGGAGATCAGCAGCGTGCCCGGCCACGGCAGCACGTTCACCTGCCATTTCGCCCCGGCGCAGGTCGCCCAGGCACGGCTCATCAGCGCCGCTGAGTAA